One window of Staphylococcus chromogenes genomic DNA carries:
- a CDS encoding ribose-phosphate diphosphokinase, producing MLNTEYKNSSLKIFSLKGNEPLAQEVADHVGVELGKCTVKRFSDGEIQINIEESIRGCDVFIIQPTSNPVNVHLMELLIMIDACKRASAANISIVVPYYGYARQDRKARSREPITAKLVADLFETAGADRMIALDLHAPQIQGFFNIPIDHLMGVPILADYFLKNKDIDPDKYVVVSPDHGGVTRARKLADFLKAPIAIIDKRRPKPNVAEVMNIVGEIEGRTAIIIDDIIDTAGTITLAAQALKDKGATEVYACCTHPVLSGPAKERIEKSAIKELIVTNSIQLKEEQKPNNIIELSVAELLAQAIVRVYERESVSVLFD from the coding sequence ATGTTAAACACCGAATATAAAAATTCGTCTTTAAAAATTTTCTCGTTAAAAGGAAATGAACCCCTTGCTCAAGAAGTAGCAGATCACGTAGGTGTAGAATTAGGAAAATGTACGGTGAAACGTTTTAGCGATGGAGAAATTCAAATTAATATTGAGGAAAGTATCCGTGGTTGTGATGTTTTTATTATTCAACCGACATCTAATCCAGTGAACGTTCATCTCATGGAATTATTGATTATGATTGATGCGTGTAAACGTGCATCAGCTGCGAATATTTCTATTGTTGTCCCATACTATGGTTACGCGAGACAAGACCGTAAAGCGCGTAGTCGTGAACCCATCACTGCAAAATTAGTGGCAGATTTATTTGAAACTGCTGGGGCAGATCGCATGATTGCACTTGATTTACATGCGCCTCAAATTCAAGGTTTCTTTAATATTCCAATCGACCATTTAATGGGTGTGCCGATTTTGGCAGACTATTTCTTGAAAAATAAAGATATTGATCCAGACAAATATGTTGTTGTTTCACCTGACCACGGTGGCGTAACACGTGCACGTAAATTAGCCGACTTCTTAAAAGCACCGATTGCTATCATCGATAAGAGACGTCCAAAACCGAACGTGGCTGAAGTTATGAATATTGTCGGTGAAATTGAAGGACGCACTGCAATTATTATCGATGACATCATTGATACTGCGGGTACTATTACATTAGCTGCACAAGCTTTAAAAGATAAAGGGGCAACAGAAGTTTATGCATGTTGTACACACCCTGTACTATCTGGTCCTGCTAAAGAACGTATCGAAAAATCAGCTATTAAAGAACTGATTGTGACAAACTCAATTCAATTAAAAGAGGAACAAAAACCAAATAATATCATTGAGCTATCTGTCGCTGAACTATTAGCACAAGCGATTGTACGTGTCTATGAACGTGAATCTGTAAGTGTATTATTTGATTAA
- a CDS encoding 50S ribosomal protein L25/general stress protein Ctc, with protein MASLKSIIRQGKQTRGDLRKIREAGKVPAVVYGYGTKNVSVKVDEVEFIKLIREVGRNGVIQLGVGSKEIKVMVSDYQYDPLKNQITHIDFLAINMSEERTVEVPVNLVGEAKGANEGGVVEQPLFNLEITATPDNIPEAIEVDVTDLDVNDSLSVADIKVSGDFTIETAEDETVVSVVVPTEEPTEEEIAAMESDAETEEPEVVGESTEESEEEDKEASKDEE; from the coding sequence ATGGCTTCATTAAAGTCTATTATTCGTCAAGGTAAACAAACTCGCGGTGATTTACGTAAAATCCGTGAAGCAGGTAAAGTCCCTGCAGTCGTTTATGGATACGGTACTAAAAACGTATCTGTAAAAGTTGATGAAGTTGAATTCATCAAATTAATTCGTGAAGTTGGACGTAACGGTGTTATCCAATTAGGCGTAGGTTCAAAAGAGATCAAAGTTATGGTATCTGATTACCAATACGATCCACTTAAAAACCAAATCACACACATCGACTTCTTAGCAATCAACATGAGCGAAGAGCGTACTGTAGAAGTACCTGTAAACTTAGTTGGTGAAGCAAAAGGTGCTAACGAAGGTGGCGTTGTTGAACAACCATTATTCAACCTCGAAATAACTGCTACACCTGACAACATTCCTGAAGCAATCGAAGTTGACGTTACAGACTTAGATGTTAACGATAGTTTATCTGTGGCTGACATCAAAGTATCAGGCGACTTCACAATCGAAACTGCTGAAGACGAAACAGTTGTATCAGTTGTTGTTCCAACTGAAGAACCAACTGAAGAAGAAATCGCTGCGATGGAAAGCGACGCTGAAACAGAAGAACCAGAAGTTGTTGGTGAATCTACTGAAGAAAGCGAAGAAGAAGATAAAGAAGCGTCTAAAGACGAAGAATAA
- a CDS encoding FtsB family cell division protein, translating to MNDKIQNIGNQYTSQKNAKKRRQEKRKQVVKKRITVFGGILLAIIVVLLLMVFAQIKSNNEASTQRQAKEEEYQKLQDKEIELKEQLNNLNDPSYIEKVARDEYYLSNDGEVIFKLPEDQSKESKKKQE from the coding sequence ATGAATGATAAAATTCAAAATATCGGCAATCAGTACACATCGCAAAAAAATGCAAAAAAACGCCGTCAAGAAAAACGAAAACAGGTTGTCAAAAAACGTATTACAGTTTTTGGAGGCATCTTATTAGCGATTATTGTTGTTCTATTGTTAATGGTGTTTGCACAAATTAAAAGTAATAACGAAGCATCAACGCAACGTCAAGCAAAAGAAGAAGAATACCAAAAATTACAAGATAAAGAGATTGAACTTAAAGAACAACTCAATAACTTAAACGATCCATCGTACATTGAAAAAGTCGCCCGTGATGAGTATTATTTAAGTAATGACGGTGAAGTCATCTTTAAGTTGCCTGAAGATCAATCGAAAGAAAGTAAAAAGAAACAAGAATAA
- a CDS encoding RNA-binding S4 domain-containing protein: MRLDKYLKVSRLIKRRTLAKEISDQGRVKVNGQTAKAGTDVKVDDTIEIQFGQKIVTINVTGLNEHATKENAKGMYEVVKEERMD, translated from the coding sequence ATGAGACTCGATAAATATTTAAAAGTTTCTCGCTTAATCAAACGTCGTACATTAGCTAAAGAAATTAGTGATCAAGGACGCGTAAAAGTGAATGGGCAAACAGCCAAAGCGGGAACAGATGTTAAAGTAGACGACACCATTGAAATTCAGTTTGGACAAAAAATTGTGACGATTAACGTGACTGGACTCAATGAACACGCGACGAAAGAAAATGCTAAAGGGATGTATGAAGTCGTCAAAGAAGAACGGATGGATTAG
- the glmU gene encoding bifunctional UDP-N-acetylglucosamine diphosphorylase/glucosamine-1-phosphate N-acetyltransferase GlmU, with protein MQKHAVVLAAGKGTRMKSKKYKVLHEVAGKPMIAHVIDQVKVAGIDDIVTIVGHGAESVKETLGDVSKYSFQQEQLGTAHAVQQAETHLGQLDGTTIVVCGDTPLITGDTLSQLITHHEASNAKATVLSATTEQPFGYGRIVRDANTGALNRIVEEKDANDEEKQITEISSGIFAFDNATLFKLLHEVDNDNAQGEYYLPQVLTLIQQNGEDVAIFQTDDFDEIIGVNDRVALSRAERLYRRRTNEAHMQNGVTLLDPDTTYIGADVTIGADTVIEAGVKISGHTKIGEDVVVGQYSEIHDSVIEDGVTIKQSVITEAIVGQKSKIGPFAQLRPGTHLGTETKIGNFVEVKKAHLDDGAKVSHLSYIGDAEIGARTNIGCGSITVNYDGVNKFKTVVGKDAFIGCNSNLVAPVTIGDGTLIAAGSTITDDVPEDSLALARVRQTTKPGYLNKDKK; from the coding sequence ATGCAAAAACATGCAGTCGTTTTAGCAGCGGGTAAAGGCACACGCATGAAGTCCAAAAAATATAAAGTGCTTCATGAAGTTGCTGGAAAACCTATGATTGCGCACGTCATTGATCAAGTCAAAGTGGCAGGCATTGACGATATTGTCACAATTGTAGGTCATGGTGCTGAAAGCGTAAAAGAAACATTAGGGGATGTTTCTAAGTACAGTTTTCAACAAGAACAACTCGGCACAGCGCATGCTGTACAGCAAGCAGAAACACACTTAGGTCAGTTAGACGGCACAACGATAGTGGTTTGTGGTGACACACCACTCATTACAGGTGACACATTATCTCAACTCATTACACATCACGAAGCCTCAAATGCAAAAGCCACTGTATTATCAGCTACGACAGAGCAACCGTTTGGTTATGGGCGCATTGTGCGTGATGCCAATACAGGTGCATTGAATCGCATCGTGGAAGAAAAAGATGCGAACGATGAAGAAAAACAAATCACTGAAATCAGTTCTGGAATTTTTGCTTTCGATAATGCAACGTTATTCAAACTTTTACATGAGGTCGACAATGACAATGCGCAAGGTGAATATTATTTGCCACAAGTCTTAACCTTAATTCAGCAAAATGGCGAAGACGTGGCGATTTTTCAAACCGATGATTTTGATGAAATTATTGGGGTGAATGACCGTGTAGCGCTGAGTCGTGCAGAGCGTCTCTACCGTCGTCGTACGAATGAGGCACATATGCAGAACGGTGTCACGTTACTTGACCCTGACACGACATATATTGGTGCGGATGTCACGATAGGAGCAGATACCGTTATCGAAGCGGGAGTTAAAATTTCAGGACATACAAAAATTGGCGAAGATGTTGTGGTCGGTCAATACTCTGAAATTCACGACAGTGTCATTGAAGACGGTGTCACAATTAAACAATCTGTGATTACTGAAGCTATTGTAGGTCAAAAATCTAAAATAGGCCCATTTGCACAATTACGTCCAGGTACTCATCTTGGCACTGAAACTAAAATTGGTAACTTTGTAGAGGTTAAAAAAGCTCATCTAGACGATGGGGCTAAAGTTTCTCACTTAAGTTATATTGGCGATGCTGAAATTGGTGCGCGCACTAATATTGGCTGTGGTTCAATAACAGTCAATTATGATGGCGTTAACAAGTTTAAAACCGTCGTAGGTAAAGATGCTTTTATTGGCTGTAATTCGAACTTAGTGGCACCGGTTACAATTGGAGATGGCACGCTAATTGCAGCAGGTTCTACGATTACAGATGATGTTCCTGAAGATAGCTTGGCGTTAGCCCGAGTAAGACAAACTACGAAACCTGGTTATTTAAACAAAGATAAAAAATAA
- a CDS encoding MazG nucleotide pyrophosphohydrolase domain-containing protein, whose translation MTHQISIVGLGNYGLDDLPLGVYRFLQAQSKIYVRTKEHPVLSELEGIDIESFDAIYEQFDTFEPVYDSITDELLKYAQSEDIVYAVPGHPRVAETTTQLLFQKANAHHVSVKVIGGRSFIDDVFEAVEVDPNDGFTMLDATALSEAALNPRTTTLITQVYSAMVAGDLKLTLMQRYPDDFKVHIVDGARQGAAQRYTCALYELDHEDVFTNLTSVIVPKVTEDHGLYGDFEFADQVIAKLVDDETGCPWDKVQTHESLKRYLLEETFELFEAIDHEDDWHMIEELGDILLQVLLHTNIGKKEGYMDTREVIASLSEKMIRRHPHIFDESEAQTVEDVKNIWQQQKAAEGKPERVKFEKVFATHFLKLYDEVKNQDLSEAQLKDYIERGGHHETR comes from the coding sequence ATGACACATCAAATTTCAATTGTTGGATTAGGCAATTATGGTTTAGACGATTTGCCGTTAGGCGTGTATCGCTTTTTACAAGCGCAATCAAAAATTTACGTAAGAACGAAAGAACACCCCGTACTTTCTGAACTTGAAGGCATCGACATCGAAAGTTTTGATGCAATTTATGAACAGTTTGATACGTTTGAGCCCGTCTATGACTCAATCACAGACGAATTACTTAAGTATGCACAATCTGAAGATATCGTTTATGCTGTTCCTGGACATCCGAGAGTGGCAGAAACGACAACACAATTGTTGTTTCAAAAAGCAAATGCCCATCATGTGTCAGTGAAAGTCATTGGTGGCAGAAGTTTCATTGATGATGTATTTGAAGCGGTCGAAGTGGATCCAAATGACGGGTTTACGATGTTAGATGCCACTGCGTTATCCGAAGCGGCACTCAATCCGAGAACGACGACATTAATCACGCAAGTGTACAGTGCTATGGTGGCAGGGGATTTAAAACTCACATTAATGCAACGTTATCCAGATGATTTTAAGGTGCATATTGTAGACGGAGCACGTCAAGGTGCGGCCCAACGTTATACGTGTGCATTATATGAACTCGATCATGAAGATGTGTTTACAAATTTAACGAGTGTCATTGTGCCTAAAGTCACAGAAGATCACGGATTATATGGAGACTTCGAATTTGCAGATCAGGTCATCGCAAAATTAGTAGATGATGAGACAGGGTGTCCATGGGATAAAGTGCAGACACACGAATCATTAAAACGCTATTTACTAGAAGAAACATTCGAACTCTTTGAAGCGATTGATCATGAAGATGATTGGCATATGATAGAAGAATTGGGAGATATCTTATTGCAAGTGCTCTTGCATACAAATATCGGCAAAAAAGAAGGATATATGGATACGCGAGAAGTTATTGCAAGCTTATCTGAAAAAATGATTCGCCGTCATCCACACATTTTTGATGAAAGTGAGGCACAAACCGTCGAAGATGTGAAAAACATTTGGCAACAGCAAAAAGCAGCAGAAGGTAAACCTGAACGTGTGAAATTTGAAAAAGTATTTGCGACACATTTTTTAAAATTGTATGATGAAGTCAAAAATCAAGATTTGTCAGAAGCACAATTGAAAGATTATATTGAACGAGGAGGGCATCATGAGACTCGATAA
- the mfd gene encoding transcription-repair coupling factor produces the protein MNEIINRDTQFNELIDHVGEDNVLVTGLMPSAKAAMIAETYQSSHRQVLLITNNLYQMDKLEADLLQFVPDDEIYKYPVQDIMTEEFSTQSPELMSERVRTLTALAHERRGLFVIPLNGLKKLVTPKAMWQAHQLQLEVGKDIDVDALLTRLVNMGYRRESLVSNIGEFSLRGGIIDIYPLLGEPVRIELFDTEVDSIRKFDVETQRSSENMQQVDITSAHDYIMTKEVRQHLILELKKAYEMTRPKIDKSVRQELKDTYDGFNIVEDELFDPQVLRRLIAFMYDEETTLFDYFKDNAVVMVDEFNRIKETEETLLAESEEFLQNLIESGKGFIGQRFMVHETIEHLLSQRAVTYFTLFTASMSVKLNHMVKFSCKPVQQFYGQYDIMASEFQRYMKQGYRMVIIAESETKKDRIQAMLNEIHVPTLLNADITQLEEGHAAIIDGSLSEGFELPYMSLVVITERELFKSKQKKASKKRRKTISNAEKIKSYQELNVGDYVVHIHHGVGRYLGVETLEVGDVHRDYIKIQYKGTDQLFVPVDQMEQVQKYVGSEDKTPKLYKLGGSEWKKTKAKVQSSVEDIADELIALYKEREKSVGYQFGPDTEEQHAFEMDFPYELTEDQAKSIDEIKQDMERARPMDRLLCGDVGYGKTEVAVRAAFKAVMSGKQVAFLVPTTILAQQHYETLIERMRDFPVEIHLMSRFRTPKEIRETKEGLKSGFVDIVVGTHKLLGKTVEYKDLGLLVVDEEQRFGVRHKEKIKSLKANVDVLTLTATPIPRTLHMSMLGVRDLSVIETPPENRFPVQTYVLEQNGNFIKEALERELSREGQVFYLYNKVQSIYEKREQLQMLMPEASIGVAHGQLPERDLEETMLDFINGEYDILVTTTIIETGVDVPNANTLIIEDADRFGLSQLYQLRGRVGRSSRIGYAYFLHAQNKVLNETAEERLQAIKEFTELGSGFKIAMRDLNIRGAGNLLGKQQHGFIDSVGFDLYSQMLEEAVNEKRGIQEVQATPELEMDLRLDAYLPAEYIRNEQAKIEIYKKLRATETIDQLMDVKDELLDRFNDYPKEVAQLLDSVEIKVHLLNVGVQYVKDKGKTVEVVLTEQGTNRIDGEALFKNTEALGRSMKVGVEAGCMKVTLTKGAQWLESLKYLAKTMEESLKLDYVD, from the coding sequence ATTAATGAAATAATCAATAGAGATACACAATTTAATGAATTGATAGACCATGTTGGAGAAGATAATGTGCTTGTGACAGGGCTTATGCCGAGTGCGAAAGCCGCGATGATTGCAGAAACGTACCAAAGCAGTCATCGTCAAGTGTTACTCATTACAAATAATTTATACCAAATGGATAAATTAGAAGCTGATTTACTGCAATTCGTTCCAGATGATGAAATTTATAAATATCCTGTGCAAGACATTATGACCGAAGAATTTTCAACGCAAAGCCCGGAACTGATGAGCGAACGTGTCCGTACGTTAACGGCACTGGCTCATGAGCGTCGCGGGTTATTTGTCATACCCCTTAACGGTTTAAAAAAATTAGTGACGCCCAAAGCAATGTGGCAAGCGCATCAACTACAACTTGAAGTTGGTAAAGATATAGATGTTGATGCGCTTTTAACACGTCTCGTCAACATGGGTTACCGTCGTGAATCCTTAGTTTCTAATATAGGAGAATTTTCTTTACGAGGCGGCATTATCGATATTTATCCATTATTAGGAGAACCTGTCCGCATTGAATTGTTTGATACAGAAGTTGATTCCATTCGTAAATTTGATGTTGAGACGCAACGTTCTTCTGAGAACATGCAACAAGTGGATATTACATCAGCACACGATTATATTATGACGAAAGAAGTGCGCCAACATTTAATACTCGAGCTTAAAAAAGCATATGAAATGACACGTCCTAAAATTGATAAATCGGTACGCCAAGAATTGAAAGACACATATGACGGTTTTAATATTGTTGAGGATGAGTTATTTGACCCTCAAGTGTTAAGACGTTTGATTGCTTTCATGTATGACGAAGAAACAACTTTATTCGACTATTTTAAAGACAATGCCGTTGTGATGGTTGATGAATTTAATCGTATCAAAGAGACAGAAGAAACATTACTGGCTGAATCGGAAGAGTTTTTACAAAACTTAATTGAATCTGGTAAAGGCTTTATTGGTCAACGATTTATGGTACATGAGACAATTGAACATTTACTTTCACAGCGCGCAGTGACCTATTTCACGTTATTTACAGCTTCTATGTCTGTCAAACTAAATCATATGGTGAAGTTTTCTTGTAAGCCTGTGCAACAATTTTATGGTCAATATGATATTATGGCCTCTGAATTTCAGCGTTATATGAAACAAGGCTACCGTATGGTTATTATTGCAGAATCTGAAACAAAAAAAGACCGTATTCAAGCCATGTTAAATGAGATTCATGTTCCGACATTGTTGAATGCGGATATCACACAACTCGAAGAAGGGCACGCGGCAATCATTGATGGGAGTTTGTCAGAAGGATTTGAATTGCCGTACATGTCATTAGTGGTGATAACGGAACGTGAACTTTTCAAATCGAAACAAAAGAAAGCGTCCAAAAAACGTCGAAAAACCATTAGTAATGCTGAAAAAATTAAATCCTATCAAGAACTTAACGTTGGAGATTATGTTGTCCACATTCACCACGGTGTCGGTCGTTACCTAGGGGTTGAGACGTTAGAAGTTGGAGACGTCCACCGCGATTATATTAAAATTCAATATAAAGGCACAGACCAATTATTTGTTCCAGTTGACCAAATGGAGCAAGTCCAAAAATATGTCGGTTCCGAAGATAAAACGCCAAAATTGTATAAACTTGGTGGCAGCGAATGGAAGAAAACAAAAGCTAAAGTTCAAAGTAGCGTGGAAGATATTGCCGATGAACTGATTGCTTTATATAAAGAGCGTGAAAAATCTGTAGGTTACCAATTTGGGCCAGATACAGAAGAACAACATGCGTTTGAAATGGATTTCCCATATGAATTAACAGAAGACCAAGCCAAGTCCATTGATGAAATTAAACAAGATATGGAACGGGCCCGACCTATGGATCGATTGTTATGTGGAGATGTAGGTTACGGCAAAACCGAAGTTGCGGTGCGTGCTGCTTTTAAAGCAGTGATGTCTGGAAAACAAGTGGCTTTTCTCGTGCCTACGACTATTTTAGCGCAACAACATTACGAAACGCTGATTGAGCGTATGCGTGATTTCCCTGTAGAAATACATTTGATGAGTCGTTTTAGAACACCAAAAGAAATACGCGAAACGAAAGAAGGACTGAAGTCAGGGTTTGTAGATATCGTTGTGGGTACCCATAAACTCTTAGGTAAAACCGTAGAATATAAAGATCTAGGGTTATTGGTTGTCGACGAAGAACAACGTTTTGGTGTGCGTCACAAAGAAAAGATTAAATCTTTAAAGGCCAATGTGGATGTATTGACGTTAACCGCAACACCGATTCCACGTACGTTGCATATGAGTATGTTAGGGGTAAGAGACTTATCTGTCATTGAAACTCCTCCTGAAAACCGTTTTCCTGTCCAAACTTATGTCTTAGAACAAAATGGCAATTTTATTAAAGAGGCTTTAGAACGGGAATTATCACGTGAAGGGCAAGTTTTCTATTTATACAACAAAGTACAATCTATTTATGAAAAACGAGAGCAACTTCAAATGTTGATGCCAGAAGCGTCTATTGGTGTTGCGCATGGACAATTACCAGAACGTGATTTAGAGGAAACGATGCTGGATTTTATTAATGGAGAATATGACATTTTAGTCACAACGACGATTATCGAAACAGGCGTAGACGTCCCTAATGCGAATACACTGATTATAGAAGATGCAGACCGTTTCGGCTTGAGTCAATTGTACCAACTACGCGGACGCGTTGGACGTTCAAGTCGTATTGGCTATGCTTACTTCTTACATGCGCAAAACAAAGTGCTCAATGAAACAGCAGAAGAGAGACTCCAAGCCATTAAAGAATTCACAGAACTCGGCAGCGGCTTTAAAATTGCTATGCGTGATTTAAACATCCGAGGGGCCGGTAATTTACTAGGTAAACAGCAACATGGCTTTATCGATTCTGTTGGTTTTGATTTATATTCTCAAATGTTAGAAGAAGCGGTAAATGAAAAACGGGGCATCCAAGAAGTTCAAGCCACACCTGAACTTGAGATGGACTTACGCCTAGATGCTTACTTGCCTGCTGAATACATTCGAAATGAGCAAGCCAAAATCGAAATTTATAAAAAATTGAGGGCGACAGAAACGATTGATCAACTCATGGATGTCAAAGACGAATTATTGGATCGTTTTAATGATTATCCGAAAGAAGTGGCCCAACTGTTAGATTCTGTTGAGATTAAAGTACATCTCCTAAATGTCGGCGTGCAATATGTTAAAGATAAAGGGAAAACAGTAGAAGTGGTGTTAACAGAACAAGGTACAAACCGTATCGATGGAGAAGCGCTCTTTAAAAACACAGAAGCGTTAGGAAGAAGTATGAAAGTCGGCGTAGAAGCCGGTTGTATGAAAGTAACGCTCACAAAAGGTGCGCAATGGCTTGAATCCCTAAAATATTTAGCGAAAACAATGGAAGAAAGTCTGAAGTTAGATTATGTCGACTAA
- the pth gene encoding aminoacyl-tRNA hydrolase: protein MKLIVGLGNVGKKYEQTRHNIGFEVIDYLLERHQFKLDKQKFRGAYTIEFLFGEKVLFLEPLTYMNLSGEALRPLMDYYQIDVEDILVLYDDLDLAQGHIRLRQKGSAGGHNGIKSIIQHLGTQQFKRIRIGIDRSSRIPVVDYVLQKFSTEEMKTMQPVIEHVADAVEAFIQNEKFENIMNRYNGEV, encoded by the coding sequence ATGAAACTCATCGTTGGATTAGGCAACGTCGGAAAAAAATATGAACAAACACGCCATAATATTGGCTTTGAAGTGATAGATTATCTTTTAGAACGGCATCAATTTAAATTAGATAAACAAAAATTTCGTGGTGCGTATACGATTGAATTTTTGTTTGGTGAAAAAGTACTGTTTTTAGAACCGCTCACATATATGAATTTATCAGGTGAAGCCTTGAGACCGTTGATGGACTACTATCAAATTGATGTAGAAGATATATTGGTCTTATATGATGATTTGGATCTTGCACAAGGGCATATTAGGTTACGCCAAAAAGGCAGTGCTGGCGGCCATAATGGCATTAAATCTATTATTCAACATCTCGGAACGCAACAATTTAAACGGATTCGTATAGGGATTGATCGTTCTTCGCGCATACCTGTCGTTGACTATGTTTTACAGAAGTTTTCTACAGAAGAAATGAAAACAATGCAACCTGTCATTGAACATGTAGCAGATGCAGTAGAAGCTTTCATTCAAAATGAAAAGTTTGAAAATATAATGAATCGATATAATGGTGAAGTCTAG
- a CDS encoding polysaccharide biosynthesis protein, whose product MSTKSAFNGVVVLTLSLIIVKILSALYRVPYQNILGDEGLYAYQQIYPIVALGVVLASNAIPSALTQILGGAEAQRPFIKKLMMVLQIIGALCCIVLFISAEGIAKIMGDEALTPMIRMASVSFLIVGMLGVLRGYFQAKFEMNPPAFSQVIEQMIRVGMIGIVILLFTQHQLSIYQAGTWAILASTMGFLGATLFLWGCVKLPKPSLNQTIQWRQFVIATVIFALSQLIVILWQVVDSFTIINLLQHGQGLSFNHAITQKGIYDRGASFIQMGLIVTTTFCFVLIPLLTDTQKRGQFEQMHSYANASLKITIVISSASAIGLINLLPLLNQVFFKSNDLIGTLSLYMLTVIFVSLIMMYIALLEVQHRYRVILIGFGIGLLIKVIFNLFFISTMGILGASLATVLALIVFTLYLHRHIMLIYTLIALRKFYLKLVVALLVMTASVQLTHYLIPSMSRFGGLVELLISATIGVTAMLISLVWLRILNEKEWIHLPFGDKIIEMMKRRQS is encoded by the coding sequence ATGTCGACTAAATCTGCATTTAATGGCGTCGTCGTTTTAACTCTATCGCTCATCATTGTAAAAATTTTAAGTGCGTTATACCGCGTCCCTTACCAAAATATTCTAGGAGATGAAGGGTTATATGCGTATCAACAAATATATCCCATTGTCGCCCTAGGTGTCGTGCTTGCGAGTAATGCGATTCCAAGCGCATTGACACAAATACTGGGGGGAGCCGAAGCCCAACGCCCCTTTATAAAAAAATTAATGATGGTCCTACAAATAATAGGGGCGCTGTGTTGCATAGTTCTTTTTATCAGCGCAGAAGGCATAGCGAAAATCATGGGAGATGAAGCCCTCACGCCGATGATACGCATGGCGAGCGTCTCTTTTCTAATCGTAGGGATGCTTGGGGTGTTACGAGGATATTTTCAAGCTAAATTTGAAATGAATCCGCCTGCATTTTCACAAGTCATTGAACAAATGATTCGGGTCGGTATGATTGGTATCGTTATATTGCTTTTCACACAACATCAGTTATCAATTTATCAAGCGGGGACTTGGGCCATACTCGCTTCTACGATGGGTTTTTTAGGTGCGACACTCTTCTTATGGGGATGTGTCAAATTACCTAAACCATCGCTCAATCAAACTATCCAATGGAGGCAGTTTGTCATTGCGACAGTGATTTTTGCGCTCAGTCAACTCATCGTGATTTTATGGCAGGTGGTCGACAGTTTTACGATTATCAACCTGTTGCAACATGGACAAGGTTTATCATTTAATCATGCCATCACCCAAAAAGGGATATATGATCGTGGGGCATCATTTATACAAATGGGTTTAATTGTGACGACGACATTTTGTTTTGTCTTGATTCCGTTATTGACGGATACCCAAAAAAGAGGGCAGTTCGAACAAATGCATAGTTATGCGAATGCCTCCTTAAAAATCACCATCGTTATCAGTAGTGCCAGTGCGATTGGCCTTATTAATTTATTGCCGTTACTTAATCAGGTTTTCTTTAAAAGTAACGATTTGATTGGCACCTTATCCCTTTATATGTTAACAGTGATTTTTGTATCACTCATTATGATGTATATTGCATTACTTGAAGTTCAACATCGCTATCGTGTGATTTTAATTGGGTTTGGCATTGGGCTACTCATAAAAGTGATTTTTAATCTCTTCTTTATTTCAACGATGGGGATTTTAGGGGCGAGTTTAGCTACTGTGCTCGCGCTTATCGTCTTTACGCTATATCTTCATCGTCACATTATGCTCATCTATACGCTCATCGCATTAAGAAAGTTTTATTTAAAATTAGTTGTCGCTTTATTGGTCATGACAGCTAGTGTACAATTAACACATTACCTGATTCCGTCTATGTCAAGATTTGGTGGGTTGGTTGAGTTGTTAATCAGTGCCACGATAGGTGTCACAGCGATGCTTATCAGCCTTGTGTGGTTACGCATTTTAAACGAAAAAGAATGGATTCATTTACCATTTGGCGATAAAATCATAGAGATGATGAAAAGGAGACAGTCATGA